The Aspergillus fumigatus Af293 chromosome 3, whole genome shotgun sequence region CCGCCCCATTGACGCCTGGCCTTGTTTCCCCGAGATTTGGCTCGGTTCGCAGTGGTGGAAGCGTCCGTCCGTGTCCGAGACCGTTCGATGTCCCCGGCTTACTGGGACTGACCAGGTTCGGCGGAGGCGGACTACTGCTTGGGAAACTACCAATGCCATCCCCGACTTCGCCCTTGAGCGGACTCATGTCGGGCACCGGTCGCGCTGGTGTGCTACCAATGTCCGCGAATTTCCAGAATTGCGCGGGCGAGCTCATCGGCATGAACTTAGACGGGACCTGGGCGGTGCTAGGAGGCGGAAGTCGaggctgctgccgctgcggGGCCGGCGTAATCATCGACGACGGACCATCGTCGTAATACGATGACGAGAGAACGGGCGGCGAGTTCACCACATTGTCAGAGAGTCCATAGGCACGAGTCAATGCGCTGCCGGTCCCGTGATTCTTGGTGGCAGAATGTGTGGGCAACGGGGAAGGCTCCTCGTAATCCCGAGGATTGGTGTTGCGCAGCGGATGGTCGACACCACGAGCGACCCGCGAGCCCCGTTCCGGCGTGTAGGCCTCCACGGGTGCTACGGGGAACGAGCTAAATCCTGGGGAGGACACTGCCGGCGATTTCTTGCCATTGAAGACGTTTTCGGAGTGGTTGTTAGCACTCCGCGACACAGGCTCTTTCGTGGCAGGCGACGACGGGGCGGAAGATTGAGTCGTTCCCTTTCGGAGCTGCTTCTTCCAGTACTCTTCGCGGTACTCCGCGGCAATCTGCCACTTCATTCCCTTTCCTGGCTCGTCCGTACGCCGAGGGACTTTTTGGAACGCTTTGTTCAGCGAGAGATTGTGACGGATGGAGTTCTGAATTGTCAATTTGTCAGTTGCGACCAGCgacagagaaaaaaaaaaaaaaaaaaaaaaaaaaaaaaaaaaaaaaaaaagggacGACCTACCTGCCATCCGCTCTGAGAGTGCCGGTAAAAGGCGTATTTGTCCATGATCCAATTGTAGATGCTGTTCAGAGtaagcttctcctcctcgctggagaagatcgccTGCGCAATCAGAGTGGCGTAGCTATATGGTGGTTTCAGATCCTTCGCCGAGTCCTTGCTGTAGTCAATCTCCTCGGTActttccatcatcatcccgCGGTTATAGAGCGGCGACTGTTTGGCAGTGCGCGGACCGACGGTGTCTGGCGAGCGCGGCGGGGGAGTCACTTGGCGTTTGAGGAACTGCGGAGCGGGGGCAAGCGATGGCTGACCGCTGGCGCCAGCTGAAGCAGTCGCTGAGGTCTGGTCGTTCATCACTGCGCTCGACTGCGACGGCTGGGGATGCGAGTGCTGGGTGGGATCCCATGACAGcaactcttcttcgccattggCGATGCGCTGCGCGCGCGCCACAAAACTGGGATGGATATTGGCCTTGTCTCCAGGCGTGACGAACATCATCTGGGTATTGGCGATCTCGATGATGTCGCCGCAGGAGATAATCGCATCGGTCCCGCGCTTCAGAATGACGTTGTTCAGCCGAACCCCATTGCGTCCATTGACGCGGATGTGCCAGGAAGGGGTCTCCCCGCCGTCATAGAAAATCTCCGCGTGCAAACGAGAGACAAACTTGCTTGGACCCAGATCAACATGGACGTCGGGGAGGGCCCTTGCTGCGATCGTAACGGGACTGGACTGCTCGTCCAGCTTCGGTTCGCGATCCGGTTCGCGCCCGATATTGACATGCAGTGTTTTGACATAATAGGTCCAGTTGCGGCCGGCGATTTTTGCATATGCGCGGATACTCTGCGTGTTCTCCGTCTTCTGGTTCGAGTGGTCCCGTCCCACGCGCACTTCTTCCCGGGCGACGTTCAGGCAGGATATGACCAAGTCCACCAGGTCTTGGTTGGCGGACAGTTCATTTTCGGGGGACGAgtcgtcggcctcatcgGCGGATTCTTGCGCTTTGGCGGGACGGGCAGGAGGCGAAGGATGGTGATCAACCTGTGGGAGCAGAGTCAGCATTCAAAATCATCCTGATCGCCAAAAAGAGCGAGCCTAACGGGTCACTAACCTTGCGCTTTTTATTCGAAGGCCGAGAGGGCGATGAGTCCGGAGCCTCCGCGTCTGACGTTTCCTGCAGTTGTATTTCCTTGCGCCGCGCGCGGCGCCGATTCGATAGAGGCATTGCTGTTCGATATCGTTTGCTGATTTGTTGTGGCGTTGTAGACAGAGCCAATGTAAACAAATATGGTTCACAAGATTGACTATCACCCACGAGAAATAGGCGTACTTTGTTTTCGACGATCTCTAACAACGGCGTATGATGCTGTTTAGGAAGGACGAAAGCAGAGTCGGATAGACggaagcagagaagcaaAAACAGAGAGGCGACCAAACgaacagaagggaaaaacCTAAGCCGGGAAAATCCCTGTGTTCGTCGCAAACTCGGATGAAGTGCGTGAGAGGAAAAGAACCCAAGGAACTGATGATGGGTTTGCCACCACGCAGAGAAAGCGACGCGATCTGTGAGTGGCTGGTGGGAGGGGTGCGAAGCCAGCCACTTAGTCGGAGgtttaaaaaaaaagataaaagaaaaagaaaagaaatagacgTGCGTTAAGGAAGGCTTATTATTGCCTTGAAAGGATAGTTTCAAGTTGGACAAAGAGGAGGGCGGTTATTAGACAAGGGTTTTGTGTCCAATGTTAGGGCCAGAAAAAGAATGGTGTAGGTGAATAGAGGATGGAAAAAAAGGCGagggtggtgatgatgatgatgatgttaCTCGTGATGGTTGATGGCGCAGTGACGATAACGCGCCGATGGTGTTTGGGGCGTGACCTCTTCCGCGTGGGGAATAAAGAACATTCACTTGTATCACAGTTCCCCTAGATACATACATAAACATAAGACGAACTTGTTGATTCTGTCGAACAAGTAGACAGAGATCAAAATATTTTGATATCGAAGAATCCCTCCAGTCTTAAAGATACTACTCGCACCCAGTCAATACCACCATGCCCCATTGATGGATCCTCCCCAGCCGCCGTAAACAGAAGCGAGGGTGGAGCACGACgaaggaatggaaggaaACATGGAAAGTCAAAGTCCTGATTTGTTGCTTGTTTGAGAGAGAGAATCCATCCCAATCTGTCTTGACAAGCCGAAGACCACACTCGAGGGTCCAGTTTGCTGTAGGAAGGGTTGACGAAGAGAACTACATAAGGTAGTAAAATAAGGTATTAACCGTACTGATTATCAGCAAGACAACCCTCGTGCTTATGCTGATCACCCACGTATCGAGAATCACATTGAATTACAAACAGACAATCCTCGTCATCTCATGGGATACCGACTCTCCCGAACAGAGCAAAGAACCAAAATGAATCAACCTGGTCGTCAACATGTTCGCCTGTCATCGACAGTCCACCAGAGCTTACTcttagtacggagtagaatgGAACATTACCGGATCAGGCAGAGGCCAAACGCTATGAAAGCCTGGAACGTTCCGGACAAACCATCATAATATAATTTGTAAACACCACACGAGGAACAAGAAGCCAGTGAGAGCCATCATTTGTCTGTTTCTGTCAAAGTAGTATACTTCTTTATTTATGGTATGCTTATTTTCCATCTCCCAGATCAGCCTAGTTAGTTCAGCCCCTGACATGAACTGCTCCAGTCAGGTAAAGTACCTGCGCACTATCGAACTGTTTGCGTCACTCTGTCCGGATGTGGCTTAGCGTGACCGGTGGCAGAAAGCGTCGCCTCGTGCAACGTGGAGGAGTGAACTATGACCGCAGAAACATCGGTAGGTGAGTAGCAGGATCAGTATTTGACACTGTAGCATCTTCCTCATGGTTACACTGGGTGCAGATCGGTATGCTCGTTATCCTACTTTGAGCCAACTCTCTCAATGTTGCCTTGTTTTGAACTCCTACCACCAGCGTCTGTAGTGGAGGTTCCATTTACAGCACTGGTCTTGTCCTCTGGCAAAGTGTCGTCCATGCTAGCAAACAAAGAGCCGAAAACGGTAGACAAACAGGCCAATCCACTACATGCTACCTTACCGAGTACACTGTTACGTCAATAAACACAAGTCCATTCGGTTatgttctggaagaagacattTCATACACAGCACAAAGAAGAGTCCCAGCCGGCAGAGAGAGAAGCAGTTAGAGAAAAGAAATATGGTAATCACACACGAGACGAACTAGCCCAGTCCGAAAAttggaaaaaaaaaaaaaaaaaaggaacagAAACGATAGGAAAGTCCACACCCGGTCAACTCCGTAGAAAGGGAAATGACAAGGCTGGATCGACATTGGCAAAGAAAAACGAAACCTTAAAAGACAGGAAAtccggtgatgatgacaaaTAACCCACGATTTAGTGGTGCATCTTGGTATCTTCATCACCATCCAATCCATGAAGTGTGGGATACATCACACCGTGGTTAGACTCAGCCTTGGCTGCGGGAGGCGCCGAAGTCTCTTCAGCAGTGATGGGTTTATGACTCGATTCCACACCGTCCATGTGTCCATCATGCTTGATAACCGGAGAAGCGGCGGCCGAAGCATGGTcatcggagtcggagtcaTACTCGCCCCTTTCCAGACGGGATGCAATGTAGCTACGCAGATACTCCAGGAGGCGAACCTTTTCCACCCACTGCGAGTCGGCACGGTCGGCCACCTCCGTAGCTGCCTGAGCGGTGCGCAGAGCCGCCTCGGCGTCAGACGGGCTGCTTGAGTGCAGTGCAGGATCAATAAGGTTAGCCGAGATGCGCACTGGGGAATCGGAACCCGACGAACGGGCTTTGCCGGTAGG contains the following coding sequences:
- a CDS encoding putative forkhead transcription factor Fkh1/2; amino-acid sequence: MPLSNRRRARRKEIQLQETSDAEAPDSSPSRPSNKKRKVDHHPSPPARPAKAQESADEADDSSPENELSANQDLVDLVISCLNVAREEVRVGRDHSNQKTENTQSIRAYAKIAGRNWTYYVKTLHVNIGREPDREPKLDEQSSPVTIAARALPDVHVDLGPSKFVSRLHAEIFYDGGETPSWHIRVNGRNGVRLNNVILKRGTDAIISCGDIIEIANTQMMFVTPGDKANIHPSFVARAQRIANGEEELLSWDPTQHSHPQPSQSSAVMNDQTSATASAGASGQPSLAPAPQFLKRQVTPPPRSPDTVGPRTAKQSPLYNRGMMMESTEEIDYSKDSAKDLKPPYSYATLIAQAIFSSEEEKLTLNSIYNWIMDKYAFYRHSQSGWQNSIRHNLSLNKAFQKVPRRTDEPGKGMKWQIAAEYREEYWKKQLRKGTTQSSAPSSPATKEPVSRSANNHSENVFNGKKSPAVSSPGFSSFPVAPVEAYTPERGSRVARGVDHPLRNTNPRDYEEPSPLPTHSATKNHGTGSALTRAYGLSDNVVNSPPVLSSSYYDDGPSSMITPAPQRQQPRLPPPSTAQVPSKFMPMSSPAQFWKFADIGSTPARPVPDMSPLKGEVGDGIGSFPSSSPPPPNLVSPSKPGTSNGLGHGRTLPPLRTEPNLGETRPGVNGAAKSERPMAPAGPDADDDDEEEGGFDLARGFQPIGSYHRQLSNAARASAATS